The segment attccgcatgctaaaccaatggtcataattcacatcagtgaaaatggtttatttttttgtaaaaccaaaatcagattgaaaattttgattttttattttggaaaataccaaaccattggttttttcatttcggttttggttttttgtgtttttaattgtttcggggttttgtttttgtttttgttttttttatttcatagatttcttcatcaacaaatattgctagaatttaacaaaaataaataatttgctaaaacataatacaagaggaagtttgttTACATTCAGTCATTGAAcatttttagagggaaacgaactttcgattttgttcatatttagtcactaaacttttttttttcgttatctatttgccactgaaGTATTGAAAatattcacattttacccttatgaccagtaacaaccggtcataagggtaaaatgtgaaaagttTTAATAGTTCagtgacaaatagataacgaaaaaaatgtttagtgactaaatgtgaacaaaattgaaagttcgttaccctttcaagtcattatcccttcacTATTCAATTATTTCAGCTTCAAATACTTGTAACTTGTACTATATGACTAACTTCACCTTTAGCAACCTGTACCATTTTATAGTTTATTTCATTTAAAtagttaaataaaaatttatttaattttagcaaaaaaaaatgtGTACCTTCTAAAAATCACCACTCTATATTATCATATTATGTTTAGGATCCAtaaaaatatgatgtgttaatgtttTAACACATGCTACTACATACTACCACTCCCTAGAGCCTAAGGtttcatataatcatttatagaCATTTTGAAAATCATAAATACATTTCCTTTTGGTTTTCTTGAACAATTGTATTGTTCTTTCTTCCATTGTGTGTTATTTCTAGAATGTTCTTAAGTAGAAGATTTTCATAAGTTTACGTTGATCTTTACATGTGACACTTAAACTTGACGGGTCATGACTCAGTAATAAAATACACACTAAACTTGATTTTTAAAAAGAACAGAACCTATATTACTAAACTTTAACGTCAAAACACAATCTTTTTAGCTCACCCCGGCTACATACAAGCCCCCAATAGGAGCCCACTAACGACCTTTAGACCATAGGCCTATTTTCTACACATTATCAAGTCATGCAACTTGTACATACACTATTAAATTCTTTTTTAATAAAGAAGAATATTTTAACCAAAGAAAGGGTTGGGATTGCTTATCTCTTTATCATCCTTTTTCAACAACTAAAACAAACCCTTTATCAAGATTATTCTATCACACATATAATATAACTAAACAAACCTTTTTTCAAGATTATTTTATCACACAAATAATATGTCCAATCGTAAGCATATAGCAAAATCAATGGGAGATATATCATATCACACTACTAACTTGCTTTTAGTGTACCCATTGGTAGGTATACATCACATTGGTTTACAAGTCATAATCGTGACATTCTAATGACTTGTCATGTATTGCTATAAGATTTctagtttttatattaattttaaatgtttatgaAACCATGGACCATATGGTGGTTCTAGGTGGATAGTGTTGACCAATTTGGCCGGCACCGCCTGGTTTCAGATAGATAGATACCAGTCAACAAAACATTCAAGTCCCCAAGAAGCTCACACATGGGTTTGTCTTCAAATCTTCATGTTGACCTTTTTCTGGTCAACACTTTACTGTGTTTTGTGTTCTTACGAATGTCCTCCTCATGCCAAACAATGCCAAACAACACCAGAATAAGGCTGTAACCTTCTCTTTAAACCCTTCTTTTGTCCCCCAAACACTTTTGTTAACCAACAAGGaaacattataaaaaaataaaaaatatttcacAGTCGAATCGCGAATCGCGAAACAATAACAATATTTTAGATATGCGAGAGTTTTAAACCCTACCTATACCACTCCTCGGCCATTAGACTCTCATCACTTACGAGTTACGACAAAAACATTATAGTGTGTGGAATACTAATATTTTACTTATATGGTTTTCTTCTATTTTCATAACACCCTTTCATGTTAAAATTAATGAATATTGTGAAATTCGTTTtttaatgtaagggtaaaatggtcatttatccCGTTCAATACAAATAGAGTTGAAGTATCATAGCTCAAATATAGATCAATATATAATCATTGATTCATTAAAAAACTTGTCTCGGTTACATTTCGTTCTAACTTACCGAAAACTATAAAAACGAGACATTCGATCACTTCCAAGCACAAGAAGCGACTAAATCACGATTCATCCATCCAAGATACAAAGCTCCATCTCTTTCTTCAAGTCTATATCTCTCACTATAATTCTTTAACAACCGTTTGATCGTTTGGTTCACCAAGGGGCTCATCGGGCTCGGGCTAAACCCCGCCATACCGAATCGCAACTTCCACTTCCCCAAAAGCTCATGCCTTTCAACACGTTCACCCCCCTCACACGCTATAATGTTTACAACATCACGGGCCAAACAATGTTGCTCGATATTTATCCTTTCCTTGTGATGACGTGGCAACGTGATGTCAATCGACTCAAACATCGCGTTATAATAATCGAGAGCTTCAAGAAACCGAGGATAAAACGGGGCAGTATTTGTGTTAGATTCTTGCTCGACTAGGGTTACAACCTTCGGCTTCATACTCTTAACAAGCCTCAACACCCGGTCTCTATGATTCCGGATACTCACACTTTCATCGGGCATTTGATGTAAAACAAAAGCGAAATTTACTGCTAGTGATTCACCTGGTCGGGCCTGAAAATTTTCAGGTCCGGATTCAGTGTGAAACTCAAAAGGCACATTGTAGGCTTTTGCAAGCTTACATAGCCTTTTGCCAACGGGACCCAACTCACTTGTTGAGTTGTGGAATCCCGTGATCCGGATATGCGGGGGACCACCAGGTCTCTTTGCAAATGCCTGGATCAGTGGGACCCATTGGGTCCCATGTGCGATGTGGAAGTCGATGATGTGGACATGTTTTTCGTCTTTCATCGCTTCTGCTATTGCACCGTTTGCGGACATGTAACCGAATTTGAAGTACGGGCAGATTTCATATAGTGTGTGGGTGTTTAATGGAGGATCTGACCGGTAGATTGTGCTGCCCGAGGAAGAAAGTCTAGCTACTAGTCCTTCCAGCATGTAAGCACCCAGCCTCTGGATTGGTTCTCCGGCGACTGACACCATTTGCCGGAGCTCCGATATTAACAATTGAGCTTTTGAGAAATCGTTATTGGAAACGGATTTAGCACAAGCAATGAGGACTTGTTTCAGGTCTCGTCTTGGAAAACCCACCATCATCTCTTTCCAAATTTCTAAATCCGGCAAGTCTACTACACCGCCGGTGAATGATCTCCCGTTTCCGGCATCATCTTCGAAATCTGAATCTCCGAGCATTACAGTCTCTAACTGGCGCAATTTATACCTGAAATTGCTTACGTCAGGGGAATGAGGTTCGTTCTGCGAGGAAGAGAGAGTGGAGGGCGAGTAGTACATGGTGGTGCAACTGCCGTTAGCGGAGGAGGATTCGAGGGTGCAGTAGGGTTCCGATTTGGCCAAGTAATTGGTTCCACGGCTGAGATCATTTAAACATTGAGCTTGGGGCTTACAGAACGAATCGAATTCTTGCATCGATTGACAGTAAAAAGCGTTGGATATAGCGGATCTATTGTAATCAGATGCTTGCATTGCAAAATTCGTTATAAAACCCAGTTGCAGAAAGCTTCAATCTTCAATATGCACAAAACCCAGGTTGAAATCGTTCAATAAAATTAGGTAATCAACAGTAAATCATTACAAAATAGGTCAATCAACGAATAAAATCCCATAAAAACTTACCCAAGTCGTGATTTGGGCATGGGGACCATATAATCTTCAATCAAACAACTGACCCACCTTTCCAGACACCATTAAAGTTGAATTCCGAGCTCAGAGCTGTGTAAACAGGGGAGTTATCGAGGAAGACGAGAGAAGAAAAACGAGACATTTAGAGTGTCAAAAGTCAGAAGCAGCAATTATGGAGGATGAAACCAATTATATGGAGGTGAATCGATGATTGACAGATGAAGGAATCTAACATGGCTCTGAATTACACTCAAACCATAGTTGAGGGAGAAAGGGGACAAAGGAGATAGGTACTTTGAGAAGGAAAGAGAAGTAGCAAACTATCGTATGTTTATAAAAAGAAGAGTTCATGATAGTCCTCCATTTTTAtcactttttaaagaaaaaaaattctctCTCAAAATCAATGCTCAAAcaactatattttgttttttgttttttctgcTGTCAAAGAAATAGATTGTTGTTTTCTCACGTTGCTAAATACCAATTACCAAAATAATATTGTTTGGCACTAAGTGAGGACATGCTAGACATTGATACTTTTCTTTTTCTTATATTAACATAAAAGGTACAATCTTTGTCTTGTTTGGATAACATCTTAGATCTATGATACATTGTGAGTACTTTAAGTGttaaaaattctaaaatttaaaataggAATCAGAACCGATTCCAATTAGAAAATTAGAATCGGAATTGATTCCATTCGGTTCCCAACTTTAGAATTAGGAACCGAAACAAATAACATTGGTTTCGTTTTGAAACTGATAGGTATAACTGTATAGCTTAAGTTTCAAGTATATAGTCGTGATTCTCACCCATTTATCTATCGTTTAGAAAACATGTATTTCACTACCCCTAAACTCATAAAGAAATATACAATTGATAGGGTGGGGACATGCTTCATGATCGATGACATAATCCCGAAATAAGTTGGCGTGTATGTTCATTTTTGTTATATGAATATTTTGTATTTTGATAAAGATAGTTATCATATATATGCATACATGTTCGTTACTTTTCTCATCCACACAATTATTAATGGTTATAGGTACTTTATGAATCTATAATACATCATAATGCACAAAGGTACACATGCATGACATATAATATGATTGCCTTTTATTAGTTactcttttattaaaataaaaaaactagaaGTAGTtgcatttatatatgtatataatgagGGCAACAAACAtcatcattttaaaacatttctttATATTTGTATATTTGTGATTGTGAAAGGCAAAATAAGGTGCGTTTTGCTCTAATTTAACACATACGTacgtatataatatatataatataatggaTATATTTAGGCTGAGTTTTTTCGGAGTTTCATTATTACATGTACGATATTATGTTTATGGTGTATGTATTTATGATGCATGTGTATGGGTAAGAAATGCATGCATATTTAGAAAAACTTTTGGTTTATAGTGTCCTgttaacatataaaaatatatctTTTGTATATCTATATCTAAATATTTCTTATTgcaaatcaatttaaaataacatatttatggataatatgaacataaaattttaaaaaatagatATGTAATcaaacaatatcactttaatTTGCCGTCACCAAATGTGTCCCTTTTCCCTTAGTGGACCATTTTAGAACACAACTTGTCATTACTTATTCACTTTCAAGTGAACCCCCCCTTTCTATTTTATTCCATCTTCAAAATTTTCTCTCTTTAGTTTACTACACTTTACAATAATTTAATGCCTTTACATATTCAGGCAAAAAATATCTTACGTAGGACATTAGGACGTATCGCTCAACAAAAGTATTTTTACTACACTTTTTTGCTATTTTCTTTATGTCATGCAATAATCTTATTGAATATTGAAGACCTTACTTACATTTGAAGGCTTTTAGTGAAAGTCGACTAACAACACCAATAATCTCATGTAACCGGTTTTAGCCGAAAATATACCAATAATTTCATATAATTCTTATAGGCTAACAATCTTAACGCACTCCGAATCTTAAACTTTAAGAACGAGAGCTTAAAGACTGGATTACAATTTTTCGGAATAAAACTCAAGTCTTGAAATTTCATCACCAACCTAGCTACATCCACCTCAATAGTTAACCCtcataattaatcttataattctTCTTTAGCTAAATTAAAAAGTGGCATGAATCAAAACTATGGATCATGATGTTCATAAATATCTTCCTATTAGTTAAATTGCGAGTATCATAAAAAGGTATGATACTGTGATAGTCTTTGTGCCTTCTTATGCAACTACCACTTCGGGGTGGATCTAGTCACGTTTGTACTTATTTGTATATGGATTTTATGATCCTATTTTCAATACAATCGaatttaaaataagaaataaaatttATTGATTACTATAATATTATTGTTAGTTTATTTTATAAACACGGTTTTATAAGTGACTATATATGTTGGAGTCTTCTGTCTCTCTACAAATGTTGTTTGGAAAAATAATCTTGGGGGTAcatatgtaacaccgtaaattttcaaacaaaattttcatttttaaaaatcacataattctcataatcatagttcacaaatcaccaaaatgacaatttatcaaaaacacatgttcataaattgtttaaacacaatccaggatcctcaaaacataactccgattcgtgtgtacaatcaagccggcgccttcccgtgattctgagaagtacctgaaacacataacacataacacggtaagcacgaagcttagtgagttctccaaaataccacacacatctcattaaCCTCTCATGACCATACTCAAATAAGACCATCCGGTTAAAtatgtctcagtggaaccctccggtcccacaactcgggtggaccctctggtcctaactcagtaagttcagaataatacacaacataaatcacaaagacataatgctgGATATcgcaatactcaatataagcatataagaccctccgatcacacaaagattaccactctaggtaagtatagtgagaagacttaccttgtAAGCAAATAAATAAACCTCGTACACAAATCAccgatctagcctccacctaacacatatgataattatctcttattaacactccATTCAAAACTCTAAATAACCAAATGCCATTCTCTTTCTCCcaaactcttggaatgggtaaaagactattctacCACTTCATAGTCTCCGTACACCCTTTCTTGACCAAACCCTacagtcaactgaagtcaacactcgagtcaacagtccatgttgactcgaaTCGtcaagtgcatctatgtgactcgtcaagtcccttcgtTCCTTCAGAAAAGTCGTGAAaacccaacttaactcgtcgagttatctcatcaactcgccgagttactcatGTCCATactcatcggggaaaaccctagccgactcgtcgagttggctcatcaactcgacgagtctcttaAGTCCCATTTCTCATTCAAACATTTTAAGGCAGATTTACAGTCCCAAACTccagatctagcctcctaaggctgaaataccacgtaaagctacaatctttacgtccatgcatgacacttagggcttgaaatgccagAACAAACTCCATTTAGGGTcttaagcataaaagctactctatAGCTGGATAAAgctgggacctttggactctagggaccttacaaggtccagatctgaagtctcaaacTCTTGGTGAGTTCAATACACTCAAAGCCTCAAGGAAAGATGGAATAATCCCTAAAACTCCATAACATGAGATCTAACCAAACTAATgagcaaggtggagactttttaccttcaatagaAGCTCTAGACGAAttaacaccaaatccaacagtctcttctCGATCCTTGCTTTGATACTCCACTCTTCTCTTCAAAAAGTGCACTAAAATGCTCAAAGAttagctctctttctctcttagaTCACTATAGACGATTAGTGTTTCACACAGGGGAGTAAGGTGGCCGATGAGGCGGAAATGAGggattaaggtcctttaaataggacccaaccccgaagaattagggtttcctctcacagcgccaactcatcgagttggtctctccgactcgtcgagttggtcataaAACCCACATGGTCAATCCGCctttactcgacaagttggggcatccaactcgtcgagttacttaaACAAGTCAAAAATAAATgcataaatattatacctgggagtcgagatgttacaattctcccccactagaatcaaacttcgccctcgaagtcatgcttcAAAAACAAATATGGGTACTGTTCGTGCATCttggactccggctcccaagtccactcggatcccctacggtgctcccactgcaccttaaccagtcgcacctccttgttcctcatggTCTTAACTTTACTATCTAAAATTGCTATCGGTTTTTCAAAGTAATTCAGGATaacatcaacctgaatgtcctctaagggtaccacctccatctcatcggccacacacttcctcaatcgagacacgtggaaggtgttgtgaatctggatCAACTCTACAGTtagctccaaccgataagctaccttcCCCACTCTAGcagtcaccctgaaaggaccgatatatctaggacccaactttccccgcttcaTGAATTGGATCACCCCTTTCTatgggataccttcaggaggacaaaatctccaacctggaactcaaaCTCGGATCGCCGccgatctgcgtaactcttttggtgACTCTGAgttgtcagtaacctctgtctgacctactgaatctgctcagtcgtcatGAGCACTATCTtggtgctacccatcactctctgccctacctctcctgtaacgacccgtctctggtatgttgcttccatgatatttatttagaaattttcaagagggactcggcgagtctatagcccgactcgtcgagtagggacgggatttcgagcacgtgtaagtcgacgactcggcgagtccatattcgggactcggcgagtctgcctgccaggaagaaaccctaaatccccgggttgcttactatttaagcaatgttatgtgccccaaactcgcctccttcaccctcagagagctgtgagaaatcctaatccatcccttgattgattaaagtgtttttgtgtggaatcttgaaggtttgaagaagaaaaagaagaaagaaccaaagagaagaggtgtagagcaaagatccaaggtcaaaatcagagttcattgaggtatttctcggattccttctgctttatgctttaaacctccattagaacacttctagggctagtttgatgtattttccaaaccttatagttgtatggatgtgttaataggtcgagatatccctagatctgttcatttaggagttgtagagcccgaatctattgcctttttgaagatgctttgcatgagaaccctagatctaacctttattatgctttttgagccttataatcttcatggatgcttatgggcacgtaaagatagaatctttacgtgctaatcgagctaagggagcccagatctataagttttatacgctgaattcaagcagaatcgagtttagagtagctgcatgcaagcgactcggcgagtcaagttgcgagtccccgattttcccctttttgagtgatgccgagtggggaccagtgagtagtagagtggactcagtgagttggaggtcagactcagtaatggagggactcgacgagttgttcatacaactcggcgagtccaaggcaatcttcttagctcgaagaacaagtcgtcgagttgttcatacgactcggcgagtcggatgcagattacCTGAGTTTTAGAATCAAAAGGGAACTCGttgagttgatgccatactcgacgagtagccacgagtagggttaagaagtgagaatagagactcagcgagttggcggcccaactcggcgagtcaggtcaactataggttgaatttgaccgggagagttgactttgtccaggggtaaaagagtcattttaccccaatgcagtgattagtatttgattgagtgtgtttatggaattgtttccggggagataccggagcagcagcagatagcttccagagccatacacacagcagccagttcacgaggtgagtttcctttcagtaggaacgggtctacggccataatgccggcccgtttagttagcagtagttccggatttCAGtcagatgcagtagttagagtgcttaatgtctttgtgattcaagcatgttttgtgttatgtgttccggacttcggtccgatgtagtgtatgtgttatgttagcaattacgtgtttatgttatgctatgttcaaacagttccggacttcggtccgatgcagttagttccggactccggtcggatgcaggggacaaggtcctagtcagttccggacttcggtccgatgcagtcagttccggacttcggtccgatgtagctagttccggacttcggtccgatgcagtcagttccggacttcggtccgatgcagtgggcaaggcccagtatgtgctttatttgttattgtgtggtatgtggtagtttgggggagctcactaagcttcgtgcttatggtttcagtttttggttttaggtacttccgcaagtaaagggaagagctcgggatgatggcatcgcacacaccacagctttagtttttgtcctgggagttgatacagttttcttagatttgttttgatacagttgtgacacagctttctcacagtattttagtatggtttgagatacatagcatatggttttattatatgatactcagttttatgacttttggttatattaaaaatgaaattttcgggtcgtatttttgggttgtttcatctCCCCAATAGATGggtgtccgacacctcctcccatataagagctcaaagggaggcataccgatactGGAATGGTggatgttgttataagaaaactcagccaagggaaaataggtgtcccaactccccccgaagtTCATAACATATGCTCGCAGCAtgtcctcaagtttctgaatcgtccgctcactctgtctgtcattctgtgggtggtatgcggtactaaagtgcaatcgggtacccaactcctcatgaaacctcttccagaatctggaagtaaaacgcacatcccaaTCTGACACTGTCaatgtcggcactccatgccgtgccaccACCTTTCTCATATAAATCTCGGCCAATCTCtctacagaagagctctcactgatagcaaggaagtgagcactctttgtcaactgGTCCACAATTAGTCAATTACCCATATCGCGTCGACACCTCGCACGGttctcggtaatttggtgataaaatccatggaaatctgctcccacttccactggggaatctctagaggctctAACgggccatgtggacgctggtgctcttccttaacccgacgacaggtcaaacacctctcaactacccatgccacatccctcttcacacAGGGCCACCGGTAatctctcttcagatccaaatacatcttagtggctcctaGATGGATCGAGAatatcgatctatgtgcctcctccatcagtaagCGCCGAGCTCCACCTGAAgagggcacccaaatccgcccACGGAAATTCATAAGCCCCCAACTATCTGTCTCAAACTCGAAAACTTGTCCGATCAATCCagaactccacctacctctcgggaggcatacccaacaactcctcgggaaaaacatccgaaaactcgcacactatcggaacctcgaaGATAGAACTCGACCCCTCTGTAGCAACCCGCatatccatcacgtacgccaaAAGCCCATACATCCATGTTGTAGACTCTATCTTTCCCTGACAGCAGAGTAGAAAGATGATCTAgatctggtaccctcgccatacaccataagcactcccccactagggtctcgtatggtcaccatctgaGTATCTGGTGCTCACATTCGATCATAGCTCCAAaccgactcaaccagtccatgcccactatgacacagacatctcccatcgtgATCGGTACCAGgtctatcggaaactcaacaccaaaaatctctagtacacatcctcgGAATACATCAGTAGCGAAAACCACATGCTCGTCGGCTacagaaaccctcagaggtcaaCTCAACGCCTCACGTCGGATACTAATGTGAcaactaaaagctaaagacatgAAGGATCGACTCgaacccaagtcaaataacaccaaagcaggtatagaactcacaagaaaagtacataaatacaacacaaaataagcacaacaaatctcaaaataatataaataaggaaatacgtaCCGGCCACGACATCAGGTGCTGCGCGGATGTCCTCctcggtcagctgaaaagctctcccacgagccctcggagcctcggccttcaccagCCGACTATCAGTAGCACACAAAGCAGCAGTAGTGGAACCCTAGGATGATCCGTGAACGAtttgagggcactcggccttccgatggccggtttggttgcagtgaaagcaaactacaaaccccttggggcaatccttcaccatatgcccctctttgccacatttgtagcaaatccctgtTCGACATGATCCCTTGTGACTCTTGCCACACTTGcaacaagtgcggcccttctggccctcAGCTCTCGCATCAGCGAGCTTTGTCCGCTTTGTCGCCGACTGCGACTAAATTGGTCTCCGGTCCCTCCCGTGGACTctccctcctccctggcctgtaactctagctcaatctccctccatCGGGCATTGGTCTGCAACTCGGCCAATGTCCGATAAGACGAGTTCGCCACGAcctcccgtatatccctcctcagtataGTTAGATAACATCTCACATGTGCCTACTCagtagacacatgctcagggtaaaacaacgccctctcatgaacaTCCTCGAAATCTCAATCACGGTTTCTATCTTTcacttgagagacagaaactcctggtccaaccgttccctctccacctggggaacatactcgtctcggaAAAACTGTGTGAACCTCTCCCACGTCACTACAGCATGGTCTGCAGGAGTAAAActggctgtcacaaacttccaccagtccttcgctcccaagcgaagccgGTTCAGCGCAAACCAAACTCTCAAGTGCTCGGGGTGCGAACACATATAAAACACCCCTCGATAtcggagatccatctcatagcagcaattggatcctgtgtcccatcaaactctggtggcttcgtgttgttgaactcccggaacaacaccGAGTCACCT is part of the Lactuca sativa cultivar Salinas chromosome 7, Lsat_Salinas_v11, whole genome shotgun sequence genome and harbors:
- the LOC111902851 gene encoding scarecrow-like protein 21, which translates into the protein MQASDYNRSAISNAFYCQSMQEFDSFCKPQAQCLNDLSRGTNYLAKSEPYCTLESSSANGSCTTMYYSPSTLSSSQNEPHSPDVSNFRYKLRQLETVMLGDSDFEDDAGNGRSFTGGVVDLPDLEIWKEMMVGFPRRDLKQVLIACAKSVSNNDFSKAQLLISELRQMVSVAGEPIQRLGAYMLEGLVARLSSSGSTIYRSDPPLNTHTLYEICPYFKFGYMSANGAIAEAMKDEKHVHIIDFHIAHGTQWVPLIQAFAKRPGGPPHIRITGFHNSTSELGPVGKRLCKLAKAYNVPFEFHTESGPENFQARPGESLAVNFAFVLHQMPDESVSIRNHRDRVLRLVKSMKPKVVTLVEQESNTNTAPFYPRFLEALDYYNAMFESIDITLPRHHKERINIEQHCLARDVVNIIACEGGERVERHELLGKWKLRFGMAGFSPSPMSPLVNQTIKRLLKNYSERYRLEERDGALYLGWMNRDLVASCAWK